One window of the Mycobacterium sp. SVM_VP21 genome contains the following:
- a CDS encoding TetR/AcrR family transcriptional regulator: MTSPNATRHGRRGTRPSGDDRELAILATAERLLEQRPLAEISVDDLAKGAGISRPTFYFYFKSKDSVLLSLLEPMIAAADSEFVGAVQRLPTDPRRIWRSGIKAFFIAFSSHRAIARAGTEALATSPEFKAMWNGFMQRWIEQTAAMITAERERGAAPTTIDALDLATSLNQMNERTMMAALVAEQPSVPHEKVVDTLTHVWVSSIYGQAS; the protein is encoded by the coding sequence ATGACCAGCCCAAATGCGACCCGTCACGGACGCCGAGGAACGCGGCCATCCGGCGACGATCGGGAGCTGGCCATCCTGGCCACCGCCGAACGACTGCTTGAGCAACGCCCCCTGGCCGAGATCTCGGTCGACGACCTGGCCAAGGGCGCCGGGATCTCGCGGCCCACGTTCTACTTCTATTTCAAGTCCAAAGACTCGGTGCTGCTCTCACTGTTGGAGCCGATGATCGCGGCGGCCGACTCGGAGTTCGTCGGAGCGGTGCAACGACTGCCCACCGACCCGCGCCGGATCTGGCGCAGCGGTATCAAGGCGTTCTTCATCGCTTTCAGCTCGCACCGCGCGATCGCCCGGGCCGGAACCGAGGCACTAGCCACCAGCCCGGAGTTCAAGGCGATGTGGAATGGCTTCATGCAGAGGTGGATCGAGCAGACCGCTGCGATGATCACAGCGGAACGCGAGCGCGGCGCCGCGCCGACGACCATCGACGCCCTGGATCTGGCGACATCACTGAATCAGATGAACGAGCGCACCATGATGGCGGCACTGGTGGCCGAGCAGCCGTCGGTGCCT
- a CDS encoding NAD(P)/FAD-dependent oxidoreductase gives MTEHLDVVIVGAGISGISAAWHLQNRCPNKSYAILESRDNLGGTWDLFKYPGIRSDSDMFTLGFRFKPWRSAHSIAEGADIWNYINEAAVENGIDKHIRYQHRVVSADWSDADNQWTVTVDNNGKEEQITASFVFACSGYYNYAEGYAPEFPGAEDFAGTIVHPQHWPEDLDYAGKKIVVIGSGATAVTLIPALANSGAGHVTMLQRSPTYIGALPLVDPFAVQANRFLPTKAAHFANRWKAIGFSTLQYQLARKFPKYMRKTLMTMAKHRLPEGFDVQKHFGPRYNPWDERLCLAPNGDLFKTIRSGKADVVTDTIDTFTKTGIRLNSGQELDADIIITATGLNMQLLGGASLLRNGEPIDLPKAMTYKGLMFSGVPNAAVTFGYTNASWTLKADLVSEFVCRVLNYMDDNGFDRVEPQHPGAAVKEEPFMDFSPGYFRRAMDDLPRSGSEAPWRLKQNYLLDLRLIRHGKVDEKSLKFSKHRAPVSV, from the coding sequence ATGACTGAACATCTCGATGTTGTGATCGTCGGCGCCGGCATCTCCGGTATCAGCGCGGCCTGGCATTTGCAGAACCGCTGCCCGAACAAGAGCTACGCCATCCTGGAAAGCCGGGACAACCTCGGCGGCACCTGGGACCTGTTCAAGTACCCCGGCATCCGCTCGGACTCCGACATGTTCACCCTGGGCTTCCGGTTCAAGCCGTGGCGGTCGGCGCACTCGATCGCCGAAGGCGCCGACATCTGGAACTACATCAATGAGGCCGCCGTCGAGAACGGCATCGATAAGCACATCCGCTACCAGCACCGGGTCGTTTCTGCTGACTGGTCCGACGCCGACAATCAGTGGACGGTCACCGTCGACAACAACGGTAAGGAAGAGCAGATCACCGCGTCGTTCGTGTTTGCGTGCAGCGGCTACTACAACTACGCCGAGGGCTACGCGCCGGAGTTCCCCGGCGCCGAGGACTTCGCCGGGACCATCGTGCACCCGCAGCACTGGCCGGAGGACCTGGACTACGCCGGCAAGAAGATCGTGGTGATCGGCAGCGGCGCTACCGCGGTGACCTTGATTCCCGCGCTGGCCAACTCCGGTGCCGGACATGTGACCATGCTGCAGCGGTCGCCGACCTACATCGGTGCGCTGCCTCTGGTCGACCCGTTCGCGGTGCAGGCAAACCGGTTCCTGCCGACCAAAGCGGCGCACTTCGCCAACCGCTGGAAGGCGATCGGCTTCAGCACCCTGCAGTACCAGCTGGCGCGGAAGTTCCCGAAGTACATGCGCAAGACGCTGATGACGATGGCCAAGCACCGGCTGCCGGAAGGCTTCGACGTGCAGAAGCACTTCGGGCCGCGGTACAACCCGTGGGACGAGCGGTTGTGCTTGGCGCCCAACGGCGACCTGTTCAAGACCATCCGCAGCGGCAAGGCCGACGTCGTCACCGACACGATCGATACCTTCACCAAGACCGGGATTCGGCTGAACTCCGGCCAGGAACTCGACGCCGACATCATCATCACCGCAACCGGTCTGAACATGCAGCTGCTGGGCGGGGCGTCGCTGCTGCGCAACGGTGAGCCGATCGATCTGCCGAAGGCGATGACCTACAAGGGCTTGATGTTCTCCGGTGTGCCCAACGCCGCGGTGACCTTCGGCTACACCAACGCGTCGTGGACGCTCAAGGCCGACCTGGTCTCGGAATTCGTCTGCCGGGTGCTCAACTACATGGACGACAACGGCTTCGACCGGGTCGAGCCGCAGCACCCCGGTGCCGCGGTGAAGGAAGAGCCGTTCATGGACTTCAGCCCCGGCTACTTCCGCCGGGCGATGGACGACCTGCCGCGCTCGGGGTCGGAAGCCCCGTGGCGGCTCAAGCAGAACTATCTGCTGGACCTGCGGCTGATCCGGCACGGCAAGGTGGACGAGAAGTCACTGAAGTTCAGCAAGCACCGGGCGCCGGTGAGCGTCTAG
- a CDS encoding YggS family pyridoxal phosphate-dependent enzyme: MDATLRARWEQLRARVDDACRAAGRSPEDVEVLPVSKTFGPELIREAVDLGMHRFGENKAQEIKDKAAALATEESDAGIDWVMIGHLQTNKAGVVARLAAEVQSLDRPKLAVALDRHLRAENRVIDVLVQVKTSDEPSKYGLDPDQLLPFLDELAGYSTMRVRGLMTLAINADDPDTVRGCFRRLRRLRDAAAGHGHDVPRLSMGMSGDFALAIAEGATEVRIGTALFGSRPYPDSYYWPERA, from the coding sequence ATGGACGCCACCTTGCGGGCGCGTTGGGAACAGCTCCGCGCACGCGTCGATGACGCGTGCCGCGCTGCGGGGCGATCGCCCGAGGACGTCGAAGTGCTGCCGGTGAGCAAGACCTTCGGTCCCGAGCTGATCCGAGAAGCCGTCGATCTGGGCATGCACCGGTTCGGCGAGAACAAGGCCCAAGAGATCAAGGACAAGGCGGCGGCCCTGGCCACCGAGGAGTCCGACGCAGGGATCGACTGGGTGATGATCGGGCACCTGCAGACCAACAAGGCCGGCGTGGTGGCGCGGTTGGCCGCCGAGGTGCAGTCTCTGGACCGACCCAAATTGGCGGTAGCGCTGGACCGCCACCTGCGCGCCGAGAACCGCGTCATCGACGTGCTGGTGCAGGTCAAAACCTCCGACGAGCCCAGCAAGTACGGTCTGGATCCCGATCAGCTGCTGCCGTTCCTCGACGAGCTGGCTGGCTACTCCACTATGCGGGTGCGCGGCCTGATGACGCTGGCCATCAACGCCGACGACCCCGACACTGTCCGCGGTTGTTTCCGCCGGCTGCGCCGGCTACGTGACGCCGCCGCCGGACATGGCCATGACGTGCCGCGGCTGTCGATGGGGATGAGCGGCGACTTCGCACTGGCGATCGCCGAGGGCGCTACCGAGGTACGGATCGGGACCGCGCTGTTCGGGTCCCGACCCTACCCCGACTCCTACTACTGGCCGGAGCGCGCTTAA
- the rraA gene encoding ribonuclease E activity regulator RraA — translation MTARFRPTADLVDEIGPDVRSCDVQFRQLGGRTEFAGRISTVRCFQDNALLKSVLSEPGDGGVLVIDGGGSVHTALVGDVIAELARSNGWAGLIVHGAVRDASTLRTLDIGIKALGTNPRKSTKTGAGERDVVVEFGGTAFVPGAIAHSDDDGIVVV, via the coding sequence GTGACCGCACGCTTTCGGCCCACCGCCGACCTGGTCGACGAGATCGGCCCCGACGTACGCAGCTGTGATGTTCAGTTCCGCCAACTCGGCGGCCGCACGGAGTTCGCCGGTCGCATCAGTACGGTGCGCTGCTTCCAGGACAACGCACTGCTCAAATCGGTGCTCTCCGAGCCGGGCGACGGCGGGGTGCTGGTGATCGATGGCGGCGGCTCGGTGCACACCGCGCTGGTCGGTGACGTCATCGCCGAGCTGGCGCGCAGCAACGGCTGGGCAGGGCTGATCGTGCACGGCGCGGTGCGCGACGCCTCGACCCTGCGCACCCTCGACATCGGCATCAAGGCGCTGGGCACCAATCCCCGCAAGAGCACCAAGACCGGCGCCGGCGAGCGTGACGTCGTCGTCGAGTTCGGCGGCACCGCCTTCGTCCCCGGCGCGATCGCCCACAGTGACGACGACGGCATCGTCGTCGTCTAG
- a CDS encoding nucleoid-structuring protein H-NS: MTEPQGQPDHEAAAAPEPVTPAAADLPAEPPAPAPQKTPAKKAPAKKAPVKKATAKKAPAKAAKKSPAKKAPAKSAPAAPAPAVPSPPAVAANGSGHLAEGAKETAAQAKSTVDSARNPLSSPSPARRSPGPLLAAGILGVFALLLLRRLRRARRG, from the coding sequence ATGACCGAACCGCAAGGCCAGCCCGACCACGAAGCCGCGGCTGCGCCCGAGCCGGTTACGCCGGCTGCAGCTGACCTGCCGGCCGAGCCGCCGGCTCCGGCGCCGCAGAAGACTCCCGCAAAGAAGGCACCCGCCAAGAAGGCCCCGGTAAAGAAGGCGACCGCTAAGAAGGCACCCGCCAAGGCCGCCAAGAAATCGCCCGCGAAGAAAGCGCCCGCCAAGAGTGCTCCCGCGGCCCCTGCCCCCGCCGTTCCCAGCCCGCCGGCGGTCGCCGCCAACGGCTCGGGACACCTCGCTGAGGGCGCCAAAGAAACGGCCGCTCAGGCGAAGTCCACGGTGGACTCGGCCCGCAATCCGCTGAGCTCGCCGTCACCGGCGCGACGTTCACCGGGCCCGCTGCTGGCCGCCGGAATCCTCGGTGTGTTCGCACTGCTGCTGCTTCGCCGGCTGCGGCGTGCGCGCCGAGGCTGA
- a CDS encoding copper resistance protein CopC, protein MLFAATGVAAAHAVLVSTDPARDAQLARGPERVSATFNEQLQSDFAAMTVVGPDGHLWSTGDTRVDGAVASVAVRALGPAGTYTVHYRVTSADGHVVSGSWPFQLTVAGTGEPGPAVTDRTDAVPAIPRRYADPQGDLPIWPFVAGAVVLVGVGLWFNRPRS, encoded by the coding sequence ATGCTGTTCGCGGCCACCGGGGTGGCCGCCGCGCACGCCGTGCTGGTGTCGACGGACCCGGCGCGCGACGCGCAACTGGCGCGTGGCCCCGAGCGCGTCAGCGCCACCTTCAACGAGCAACTGCAGTCCGACTTCGCGGCCATGACAGTGGTGGGCCCCGACGGTCACCTGTGGTCTACCGGGGACACCCGGGTGGACGGCGCAGTCGCCAGTGTCGCGGTACGTGCGCTGGGACCCGCCGGCACCTACACGGTCCACTATCGGGTCACCTCCGCCGACGGGCATGTGGTGTCGGGTTCGTGGCCGTTCCAACTGACGGTAGCCGGCACCGGGGAGCCCGGCCCCGCGGTCACCGACCGTACCGACGCCGTACCCGCCATTCCGCGCCGCTACGCCGACCCCCAGGGTGACCTGCCCATTTGGCCCTTCGTCGCCGGTGCGGTGGTGCTCGTCGGGGTCGGTCTGTGGTTCAACCGTCCGCGGTCCTGA
- a CDS encoding YcnI family protein → MRTMALAAAITAASVVGATPAWAHVHASSPGAVRGGVAMVTFEVPNESPSGSATTELTVTLPDVASARTEAKPGWTARLDRDPKSGAVRSVTWTATAGAGIGADQFGLFRIALRLPDAETVNFPSAQRYADGTEVRWDETAQPGGGEAQHPVPTLQLGTGPASAAEHHAQHPEPAVSAGPAPEAASEAGEHHGDNAARLLGGAALLVAALAATIALGRRRA, encoded by the coding sequence ATGCGCACCATGGCGCTGGCCGCGGCGATCACCGCAGCTTCCGTCGTCGGCGCCACGCCCGCCTGGGCGCACGTGCACGCCAGCAGCCCCGGCGCGGTGCGCGGCGGGGTTGCGATGGTCACTTTTGAGGTGCCCAATGAGTCACCGAGCGGTTCTGCCACAACGGAACTCACCGTGACGCTGCCCGATGTGGCCTCGGCTCGCACGGAAGCCAAGCCCGGCTGGACCGCACGCCTGGACCGCGACCCCAAATCCGGGGCGGTGCGTTCGGTGACCTGGACCGCCACTGCCGGCGCCGGCATCGGCGCCGACCAGTTCGGACTGTTCCGGATTGCACTGCGGCTGCCCGACGCAGAAACGGTGAACTTCCCGTCAGCACAGCGGTACGCCGACGGCACCGAGGTGCGCTGGGACGAGACTGCCCAGCCCGGCGGCGGTGAGGCGCAGCACCCGGTACCCACGCTGCAACTCGGCACCGGCCCGGCGTCGGCGGCCGAACACCACGCCCAACACCCGGAGCCGGCCGTGTCCGCCGGCCCGGCGCCCGAGGCGGCATCCGAGGCCGGCGAGCATCACGGCGACAATGCGGCCCGGCTGCTCGGCGGCGCCGCACTGCTGGTCGCTGCACTGGCTGCCACGATCGCCCTGGGCAGGCGGCGCGCGTGA
- a CDS encoding DUF6474 family protein, with protein MGLFRKRKSRATRRAEARALKAGARLEARLAAKGEAKRFRASQRADARALKAQIKSDRNRDRTARKAAESQLKAARDGRILSPARVRRTLVVTRMLAPVIVPLVYRAAMAVRGLIDEQRAARLGVPLARVGEFSGNSARLSARIAGAEKTLRLVQDRKPKDSETKLFVAAITDRLSDLSTAVTAIETMPGDRRRVASASISDQLDGIDADLMARLGLPS; from the coding sequence ATGGGCCTGTTCAGAAAACGCAAGAGCCGCGCGACCCGGCGTGCCGAAGCACGGGCGCTGAAGGCCGGCGCCAGGCTTGAGGCGCGACTGGCCGCCAAGGGCGAGGCGAAACGCTTCAGGGCCAGCCAACGCGCGGATGCCCGGGCACTGAAGGCCCAGATCAAGTCGGACCGCAACCGCGACCGCACCGCGCGTAAGGCCGCCGAAAGCCAGCTCAAAGCCGCCCGCGACGGCCGGATCCTCTCGCCCGCGCGCGTCCGCCGCACGCTGGTGGTCACCCGCATGCTGGCGCCGGTCATTGTGCCGCTGGTGTACCGGGCCGCGATGGCCGTACGCGGCCTGATCGACGAGCAGCGAGCGGCCCGGCTCGGGGTGCCACTGGCCCGCGTGGGCGAGTTCTCCGGAAATAGCGCCCGGCTCTCGGCGCGGATCGCCGGGGCAGAGAAGACCCTGCGCCTGGTGCAAGACCGCAAGCCCAAGGACTCCGAAACCAAGCTGTTCGTCGCGGCGATCACCGATCGGTTGTCGGACCTGTCGACGGCCGTGACTGCCATCGAGACCATGCCGGGAGATCGTCGGCGAGTGGCCTCCGCCTCGATCAGCGATCAGCTCGATGGAATCGACGCCGATCTGATGGCTCGGCTGGGGCTGCCGTCATGA
- a CDS encoding helix-turn-helix transcriptional regulator produces MSATFAVRLNRLFDVVYPPGRGPHTSAEVIAALKAEGVTMSAPYLSQLRSGNRTNPSTATMAALANFFRIKPAFFTDDDYYAKLDAELSWLDSVRDAGVRRIATQAVGLSPEAQEDVLARIDELRRKEHLSA; encoded by the coding sequence ATGAGCGCGACGTTCGCTGTCCGCTTGAATCGCCTTTTCGATGTGGTCTATCCACCCGGCCGCGGACCGCACACGTCCGCCGAGGTAATCGCGGCACTCAAAGCGGAGGGCGTCACGATGTCGGCCCCCTACCTCTCCCAGTTGCGCTCGGGGAACCGGACGAACCCGTCCACCGCCACCATGGCAGCGCTGGCCAACTTCTTCCGGATCAAGCCGGCGTTCTTCACCGACGACGACTACTACGCCAAGCTCGACGCCGAGTTGTCATGGCTAGACAGCGTCCGCGACGCCGGAGTACGGCGCATCGCGACCCAAGCTGTCGGGCTCTCGCCCGAGGCCCAGGAGGACGTCCTGGCCCGCATCGACGAGCTTCGTCGCAAGGAGCACCTCAGCGCCTGA